A stretch of Amycolatopsis balhimycina FH 1894 DNA encodes these proteins:
- a CDS encoding dihydrodipicolinate synthase family protein: MTFEEQRRRLSGVVAIPVTPFDTEGAVDGETYAKLVDRLITGGIEVVTPNGNTGEFYALDEGEARQCLEVTVEAAAGRASVLAGVGHDVASATRAAQHARDTGADMIMIHQPVHPYISGAGWVDYHAAIAAAVPELGVVIYVRNPAISGAQLCALGETAPNVIGVKYAVPDPVRFGSVARDTGFERFVWIAGLAELSAPGYFAVGATGFTSGLVNVDPAISLEMFRALSTGDFPAAMVVWERIRPFEELRAANGNANNVSVVKDALGQLGLCRPDVRPPSRPLTGAEREQLFGLLSSWGLS; encoded by the coding sequence ATGACGTTCGAGGAGCAGAGGCGGCGGCTTTCCGGGGTGGTGGCCATCCCGGTGACGCCGTTCGACACCGAGGGCGCCGTCGACGGCGAGACGTACGCGAAACTGGTGGACCGGCTGATCACCGGCGGCATCGAGGTCGTGACGCCGAACGGGAACACCGGCGAGTTCTACGCGCTCGACGAGGGCGAGGCCCGGCAGTGCCTCGAGGTCACCGTCGAGGCCGCGGCCGGCCGGGCGAGCGTGCTCGCCGGGGTCGGTCACGACGTCGCGTCGGCGACGCGGGCCGCGCAGCACGCGCGGGACACCGGGGCCGACATGATCATGATCCACCAGCCGGTGCACCCGTACATCTCCGGTGCCGGCTGGGTCGACTACCACGCCGCGATCGCCGCGGCCGTACCGGAACTCGGCGTCGTGATCTACGTCCGCAACCCGGCGATCTCCGGCGCGCAGCTGTGCGCGCTGGGCGAGACGGCCCCGAACGTCATCGGCGTGAAGTACGCGGTGCCGGACCCGGTGCGGTTCGGCTCGGTCGCGCGGGACACCGGCTTCGAGCGGTTCGTGTGGATCGCCGGGCTGGCGGAGCTTTCGGCGCCCGGCTACTTCGCCGTCGGCGCCACCGGCTTCACGTCCGGGCTGGTGAACGTCGACCCGGCGATCTCGCTGGAGATGTTCCGCGCACTGTCCACAGGGGACTTCCCGGCGGCGATGGTGGTCTGGGAGCGGATCCGGCCGTTCGAAGAGCTGCGGGCCGCCAACGGGAACGCCAACAACGTCAGCGTGGTCAAGGACGCGCTCGGTCAACTCGGCCTGTGCCGCCCCGACGTGCGGCCGCCGAGCCGGCCGCTGACCGGCGCCGAGCGGGAGCAGCTCTTCGGGCTGCTTTCCTCGTGGGGGCTGTCTTGA
- a CDS encoding TetR/AcrR family transcriptional regulator C-terminal domain-containing protein, with the protein MPLEVADAVRVALRLLEADGLDKLTVRRLATDLGVKAPALYWHFRNKRALLDHLTDAIVAPVVAGLTDGGPWLKWLEDAGLALHTALLAHRDGARVALGADLRVARALGEFAERGVGVLHDAGFPLGDATRAAGVLVHFVLGRAVEDQTRLPPDEEAAAIALGSFPFPLMARGLRERAGSTVEDDFRYALGVLLAGLDAVSPRRGG; encoded by the coding sequence ATGCCGCTGGAAGTCGCCGACGCGGTGCGCGTCGCGCTTCGCCTGCTCGAAGCCGACGGCCTGGACAAGCTGACGGTCCGGCGGCTCGCCACCGACCTGGGGGTCAAGGCACCCGCGTTGTACTGGCACTTCCGCAACAAGCGCGCCCTGCTCGACCACCTGACGGACGCGATCGTGGCGCCGGTCGTCGCCGGGCTGACCGACGGCGGGCCGTGGCTGAAGTGGCTCGAAGACGCCGGGTTGGCGCTGCACACGGCGTTGCTCGCGCATCGCGACGGCGCCCGCGTCGCCTTGGGGGCGGACCTGCGGGTGGCCCGCGCGCTCGGGGAGTTCGCCGAGCGCGGGGTCGGCGTGCTGCACGACGCGGGCTTCCCGCTCGGCGACGCCACCCGCGCGGCCGGGGTGCTGGTGCACTTCGTGCTCGGCCGGGCCGTCGAGGACCAGACGCGGCTGCCGCCGGATGAGGAGGCCGCGGCGATCGCGCTCGGCTCGTTCCCCTTTCCGCTGATGGCCCGTGGCCTGCGTGAACGCGCCGGCTCGACGGTCGAGGACGACTTCCGGTACGCGCTCGGGGTGCTCCTGGCCGGGCTGGACGCGGTCAGCCCACGTCGCGGCGGCTGA
- a CDS encoding extracellular solute-binding protein, translating to MHRRTGFRFRRVLLAAGLAAGLAACGAPGGDGGQAANPQAVPDKPSKPVELNILDVAGNLQLTKQMIENFKAAHPEVLSKVTYSTAPAPSMAGKLKAEQDGGVAQTHLVLSGTDGLSAGIANGTLAKILPDFAGRFPNLMQNYQEPAAKMQELANGYGVELVYSPAGPLLEYNPGAVPAAPASPQELLDWAKAHPEKFQYAQPSNSGPGRTFLMGLPYLLGDKDPKDPDKGWDKTWAFLQELGKYVKYYPSGTTETMKNLASGSVAMVTSMTGWDLNPRKLGTVPNTVKTAMMQPMHWVTDAQYALIPKGLSPDQESAILQLIAWMLKPDQQAIAYDDGYFYPGPAVKDVTLQMAPQKSQDTIKQFGRPEYEQWIAQYPKETSLPAEQQVKAFDKWNQLVGGSKVGKK from the coding sequence ATGCATCGTCGCACCGGCTTCCGATTCCGGCGAGTGCTGCTGGCGGCAGGCCTCGCCGCCGGCCTGGCGGCCTGCGGCGCGCCCGGCGGTGACGGCGGCCAGGCGGCGAACCCCCAGGCCGTGCCGGACAAGCCGAGCAAGCCGGTCGAGCTGAACATCCTCGACGTCGCCGGCAATCTGCAGCTCACCAAGCAGATGATCGAGAACTTCAAGGCCGCGCACCCGGAAGTGCTCTCGAAGGTCACCTATTCGACGGCGCCCGCGCCGAGCATGGCGGGCAAGCTCAAGGCCGAGCAGGACGGCGGTGTCGCCCAGACGCACCTGGTCCTCAGCGGCACCGACGGTCTCTCGGCCGGCATCGCGAACGGCACCCTGGCCAAGATCCTCCCGGACTTCGCCGGCCGGTTCCCGAACCTGATGCAGAACTACCAGGAACCCGCGGCGAAGATGCAGGAGCTGGCCAACGGCTACGGCGTCGAGCTCGTCTACTCCCCGGCAGGCCCGCTGCTGGAATACAACCCGGGCGCGGTGCCTGCCGCTCCGGCCTCTCCGCAGGAGCTGCTCGACTGGGCGAAGGCGCACCCGGAGAAGTTCCAGTACGCCCAGCCGTCGAACTCCGGCCCGGGCCGGACGTTCCTGATGGGGTTGCCGTACCTGCTCGGCGACAAGGACCCGAAGGACCCGGACAAGGGCTGGGACAAGACCTGGGCGTTCCTGCAGGAGCTGGGCAAGTACGTGAAGTACTACCCGTCGGGCACCACCGAGACCATGAAGAACCTGGCGTCCGGCTCGGTGGCCATGGTGACGTCGATGACCGGCTGGGACCTCAACCCGCGCAAGCTCGGCACCGTGCCCAACACGGTCAAGACCGCGATGATGCAGCCGATGCACTGGGTCACCGACGCCCAGTACGCCCTGATCCCGAAGGGCCTGTCCCCGGACCAGGAGTCGGCGATCCTGCAGCTGATCGCGTGGATGCTCAAGCCGGACCAGCAGGCCATCGCCTACGACGACGGGTACTTCTACCCCGGCCCCGCGGTCAAGGACGTCACCCTGCAGATGGCGCCGCAGAAGAGCCAGGACACGATCAAGCAGTTCGGGCGCCCGGAGTACGAGCAGTGGATCGCGCAGTACCCCAAGGAGACCTCGCTGCCGGCCGAGCAGCAGGTCAAGGCGTTCGACAAGTGGAACCAGCTGGTCGGCGGCTCGAAGGTCGGCAAGAAGTGA
- a CDS encoding FAD-dependent oxidoreductase, protein MDADVIVVGAGPVGLFLAAELALAGADALVLERRETPSEETKARGLGTLATEALRRRGLGDQLAEADAEGTKDLARDHGSTLGHFASIHKIVPDPGRPRTNIWQPELERVLAKHTEGVRVLRGHEVTTLESDVDSVTVTAGGREWRAKYLVGCDGGRSTVRKLAGFAFPGTPALLHTIAGRVRFAGEVPPGGRYATGAFLYGGSMAGVTEPAGPERDEPVTPDELSAAIHRVTGVAVVVEEVRDGRRFGDQARQAATYRLGRVFLAGDAAHVHSPSGGQGLNLGIPDAANLGWKLGAVLRGDKPEAFLDTYTRERHPAGEAVLRNTRAQSALLAPGPHVDALREIVAELLDLPEANRYFANLLSGIGHRYNFPYPAPKPVGEHCPDLELVHADGRESRLFEHTRTGRGLLLATGHPAGPRVDVVPVTNTGPLLLRPDGVIAWAGEGPLDVALDTWF, encoded by the coding sequence ATGGATGCCGACGTGATCGTCGTGGGCGCGGGTCCGGTGGGCCTGTTCCTCGCCGCGGAGCTCGCACTGGCCGGCGCCGACGCCCTGGTGCTCGAACGCCGCGAGACGCCTTCCGAAGAGACCAAGGCACGCGGCCTGGGCACCCTGGCGACCGAGGCGCTCCGGCGACGCGGCCTCGGCGACCAGCTCGCCGAAGCGGATGCCGAAGGCACGAAGGACCTCGCCCGCGACCACGGCAGCACGCTCGGCCACTTCGCGAGCATCCACAAGATCGTCCCGGACCCCGGCCGGCCGCGCACCAACATCTGGCAGCCCGAGCTGGAACGCGTGCTCGCGAAGCACACCGAAGGCGTCCGGGTACTGCGCGGCCACGAGGTCACCACGCTGGAGTCCGATGTGGACAGTGTCACCGTCACCGCGGGAGGACGGGAGTGGCGCGCGAAGTACCTCGTCGGGTGCGACGGCGGCCGCAGCACCGTCCGGAAACTCGCCGGGTTCGCCTTCCCCGGCACCCCCGCGCTGCTGCACACGATCGCCGGGCGGGTCCGCTTCGCGGGCGAAGTCCCGCCGGGCGGCCGTTACGCCACCGGCGCGTTCCTGTACGGCGGCAGCATGGCCGGCGTGACGGAACCCGCCGGTCCCGAGCGCGACGAACCGGTGACCCCCGACGAGCTTTCCGCGGCGATCCACCGCGTCACCGGCGTGGCCGTCGTCGTCGAGGAGGTCCGCGACGGACGGCGGTTCGGCGACCAGGCTCGCCAGGCCGCCACCTACCGCCTCGGCCGCGTCTTCCTCGCCGGCGACGCCGCGCACGTGCACTCGCCGAGCGGCGGCCAGGGCCTGAACCTCGGCATCCCGGACGCGGCCAACCTGGGCTGGAAGCTCGGCGCCGTCCTTCGCGGCGACAAGCCCGAAGCGTTCCTCGACACGTATACGCGCGAAAGGCACCCAGCGGGCGAAGCGGTGCTACGCAACACGCGCGCACAGTCGGCGTTGCTGGCTCCCGGCCCGCACGTCGACGCGCTGCGGGAGATCGTCGCGGAGCTGCTGGACCTGCCCGAGGCGAACCGGTACTTCGCGAATCTCCTGTCCGGGATCGGTCACCGCTACAACTTCCCTTATCCCGCCCCGAAGCCGGTCGGCGAACACTGCCCGGACCTCGAACTCGTCCACGCCGACGGCCGCGAGTCCCGGCTGTTCGAGCACACGCGCACCGGCCGGGGGCTCCTGCTGGCGACCGGGCACCCGGCCGGCCCGCGCGTCGACGTCGTCCCGGTGACGAACACCGGCCCGCTGCTGCTCCGGCCCGACGGCGTGATCGCCTGGGCGGGCGAAGGCCCCCTCGACGTCGCGCTGGACACGTGGTTCTAG
- a CDS encoding fatty acid desaturase family protein, with the protein MTSLQAPDTSHGSDFAELSRLIKEAGLLRRRRRYYAVRIGLNLAAFGGGWVAFAYLGDSWWQLFLAAFFAMVFAQLSFIGHDAGHKQIFRSRKANDATGLFHGGLTGLSYGWWIGTHARHHANPNNEDEDPDVDIAALAFSKAQSSRKRGFLRWVAKYQAFLFFPLLLLEGLNLHVSSVKAVWRGDVRQHKLESALLIAHLAAYLAAVFIVLSPLTGIIFILVHQFLWGLYMGCSFAPNHKGMEMLASGHKLDFLRKQVLTSRNIRGGPIVDFSLGGLNYQIEHHLFPSMARPNLKHAQVIVRDFCVRHEISYAECGWARSYGYVLQHLHSVSAPLRTKVTP; encoded by the coding sequence ATGACTTCGCTCCAGGCTCCGGACACTTCGCACGGCAGCGACTTCGCCGAGCTGTCGAGGCTGATCAAGGAAGCAGGCCTCCTGCGCCGGCGGCGCCGCTACTACGCCGTCCGGATCGGGCTCAACCTCGCCGCGTTCGGTGGCGGCTGGGTCGCCTTCGCCTACCTCGGCGACTCGTGGTGGCAGCTGTTCCTCGCGGCGTTCTTCGCGATGGTGTTCGCGCAGCTGTCGTTCATCGGGCACGATGCCGGGCACAAGCAGATCTTCCGCAGCCGCAAGGCGAACGACGCGACCGGCTTGTTCCACGGTGGACTCACCGGGCTGAGCTACGGCTGGTGGATCGGCACGCACGCGCGCCACCACGCCAATCCCAACAACGAGGACGAAGACCCCGACGTCGACATCGCCGCGCTCGCGTTCAGCAAGGCGCAGAGCTCACGGAAGCGTGGTTTCCTTCGCTGGGTGGCGAAGTACCAGGCGTTCCTGTTCTTTCCGCTGCTCCTGCTCGAAGGCCTGAACCTGCACGTCTCGAGCGTGAAAGCCGTGTGGCGCGGGGATGTCCGCCAGCACAAGCTGGAGTCCGCGCTGCTGATCGCGCACCTCGCGGCCTACCTCGCCGCGGTGTTCATCGTGCTGTCGCCGCTGACCGGGATCATCTTCATCCTCGTGCACCAGTTCCTGTGGGGCCTGTACATGGGCTGCTCGTTCGCGCCCAACCACAAGGGCATGGAGATGCTGGCGTCCGGGCACAAGCTCGACTTCCTCCGCAAGCAGGTGCTGACATCACGCAACATCCGTGGCGGCCCGATCGTCGACTTCTCCCTCGGCGGCCTGAACTACCAGATCGAGCACCACCTGTTCCCGAGCATGGCCCGGCCGAACCTGAAACACGCCCAGGTGATCGTCCGGGACTTCTGCGTCCGCCACGAAATCTCCTACGCGGAGTGCGGCTGGGCCCGCTCGTACGGTTACGTGCTGCAGCACCTCCACTCGGTGAGCGCACCCCTGCGGACGAAGGTGACACCGTGA
- a CDS encoding ABC transporter ATP-binding protein: protein MTFEQLRLDGVSRSFGTANALSGLDLAITRGEFVALLGPSGCGKSTALNCLAGLLPLTGGSIWLDEARIDGQPPEQRGFGMVFQNYALFPHMSVRANIGFGLKMRKVGRAEARRRVDEALRLVQLTEHAAKFPAQLSGGQQQRVAIARAVVLEPPVVLMDEPLSNLDAKLRLEMRMEIRRLHQTLGLTTVYVTHDQEEALSLADRLVVLREGTVQQIGTPEEVYAQPVNSYVASFMGYRNLLDVTVTDAAGSSVTVEGAGVRLTGRGSLTEGPAKVAIRPEDFVLGDGTENALDVTVEIVEYHGRELSVSARLESGTPVYFRTDKRLAPGDTAKIGVPAERVLVFAP, encoded by the coding sequence GTGACGTTCGAGCAGCTCCGGTTGGACGGCGTTTCGCGCAGCTTCGGCACCGCGAACGCCCTGAGCGGCCTCGACCTCGCCATCACGCGCGGCGAGTTCGTGGCCCTGCTCGGCCCGTCCGGCTGCGGCAAGTCGACGGCGCTGAACTGCCTGGCCGGACTGCTGCCGCTGACCGGCGGCAGCATCTGGCTCGACGAGGCCCGGATCGACGGGCAGCCCCCGGAGCAGCGCGGGTTCGGGATGGTCTTCCAGAACTACGCGCTGTTCCCGCACATGTCCGTCCGCGCGAACATCGGGTTCGGCCTCAAGATGCGCAAGGTGGGCCGGGCCGAGGCCCGCCGCCGCGTCGACGAAGCGCTGCGCCTGGTGCAGCTCACCGAGCACGCGGCGAAGTTCCCCGCCCAGCTGTCCGGCGGCCAGCAGCAGCGCGTCGCCATCGCCCGCGCCGTGGTGCTGGAGCCACCCGTGGTCCTGATGGACGAGCCACTGTCCAATTTGGACGCCAAGCTCCGCCTGGAGATGCGGATGGAGATCCGCCGCCTCCACCAGACGCTCGGCCTGACCACCGTGTACGTCACCCACGACCAGGAGGAGGCCCTGTCGCTGGCCGACCGCCTGGTGGTGCTGCGCGAGGGCACGGTCCAGCAGATCGGCACACCCGAGGAGGTCTACGCCCAGCCGGTGAACAGCTATGTCGCGTCGTTCATGGGCTACCGCAACCTCCTGGACGTGACGGTCACGGACGCGGCGGGCTCATCGGTCACCGTGGAGGGCGCGGGAGTCCGCCTGACCGGCCGCGGCTCCCTGACAGAGGGACCCGCGAAGGTGGCGATCCGCCCGGAGGACTTCGTGCTCGGCGACGGTACGGAGAACGCCCTCGACGTGACGGTCGAGATTGTCGAGTACCACGGCCGCGAGCTGTCGGTCTCGGCCCGCCTCGAGAGCGGGACGCCGGTGTACTTCCGGACGGACAAGCGCCTGGCCCCGGGCGACACGGCGAAGATCGGTGTCCCGGCCGAGCGGGTCCTGGTGTTCGCGCCGTGA
- a CDS encoding RGCVC family protein has protein sequence MTAPVPEAPDVPRAGTRCPSCPHPLGTHDAIARRYCAATAAGQGTDRGCVCGTVQDHAAP, from the coding sequence GTGACGGCCCCGGTGCCCGAGGCGCCGGACGTGCCCCGCGCCGGCACGCGGTGCCCGAGCTGCCCGCACCCGCTGGGCACGCACGACGCGATCGCGCGCCGCTACTGCGCGGCAACGGCGGCCGGCCAGGGGACCGACCGCGGCTGCGTCTGCGGCACGGTGCAGGACCACGCGGCCCCCTGA
- a CDS encoding ABC transporter permease — protein sequence MTGWVARPGRWVVWAVVVFFFVNLAGVVLSVVVDSFGTQWFGSWLPDGFTAHWYADAWREFGLSDVLLTTAIVALVVIAVSVAVGVPAAYALARRSFPGKRLVMLLFVLPILIPPITYGIPLATVLYKFHLAGTITGVILANLVPSVPFVVLTMTPFIEQIDPKIEAAARMSGARTVSVFTRILGPLLLPGILAASILVLVRTVGMFELTFLTAGPDSTTLVVALYNSVFAAGIRANQSVDAMATIYTASMLVLLLIALRFVNPTQLVTRIREET from the coding sequence ATGACCGGTTGGGTCGCGCGTCCCGGACGTTGGGTTGTCTGGGCCGTGGTCGTGTTCTTCTTCGTCAACCTCGCGGGCGTGGTGCTCTCGGTGGTCGTCGACTCGTTCGGCACGCAGTGGTTCGGCAGCTGGCTCCCGGACGGTTTCACCGCCCACTGGTACGCCGACGCCTGGCGCGAGTTCGGCCTGTCGGACGTCCTCCTCACGACGGCGATCGTCGCCCTGGTGGTGATCGCCGTGTCGGTGGCGGTCGGCGTCCCGGCCGCCTACGCGCTGGCTCGCCGTTCGTTCCCCGGCAAGCGCCTGGTGATGCTGCTGTTCGTCCTGCCGATCCTGATCCCTCCCATCACCTACGGCATCCCGCTGGCCACCGTGCTGTACAAGTTCCACCTGGCCGGCACGATCACCGGCGTCATCCTGGCCAACCTGGTGCCTTCGGTGCCGTTCGTCGTGCTCACGATGACGCCGTTCATCGAGCAGATCGATCCGAAGATCGAAGCCGCGGCCCGCATGTCCGGCGCGCGCACCGTCTCGGTGTTCACCCGCATCCTGGGCCCGCTCCTGCTGCCGGGGATCCTGGCCGCCTCGATCCTCGTGCTGGTGCGGACGGTCGGCATGTTCGAGCTGACGTTCCTCACCGCGGGCCCGGACTCGACGACCCTGGTGGTGGCGCTCTACAACTCCGTGTTCGCCGCGGGTATCCGGGCCAACCAGTCGGTCGACGCCATGGCGACCATCTACACCGCCTCCATGCTCGTGCTCCTTCTCATCGCGTTGCGGTTCGTGAACCCGACCCAGCTGGTGACCCGGATCCGGGAGGAGACCTAG
- a CDS encoding GntR family transcriptional regulator, with protein sequence MASTSSARRPPPPVSRTDFVRDAIKEAILSGEFGPGETLAEAEVGALLGVSKTPVREALRILAGSGLVTMSTYKGAAVRVMDAESAYAVYDLRALLEPEAVRRAVEQGADFGEARQVLAEVETGAAATDRAKASLTNRLFHRALYSGCGNPLLVEVLDGLRDQAALITVTGWGISPTWQGEAAEHRAILNAAESGNARQTEHLLRKHITDFIDRVAFGLPGDRTTETGDPKGAR encoded by the coding sequence GTGGCGAGCACTTCTTCGGCCAGGAGACCGCCGCCGCCCGTTTCGCGCACGGATTTCGTCCGTGACGCGATCAAGGAAGCGATCTTGAGCGGCGAGTTCGGACCGGGCGAAACGCTCGCCGAAGCCGAGGTGGGCGCGCTGCTCGGAGTGTCGAAGACCCCGGTGCGCGAGGCACTGCGAATCCTCGCCGGTTCCGGTTTGGTCACGATGAGCACGTACAAGGGGGCAGCAGTCCGGGTCATGGACGCCGAGAGCGCGTACGCGGTGTACGACCTGCGCGCGCTCCTCGAGCCCGAGGCCGTCCGGCGCGCGGTCGAACAGGGCGCGGACTTCGGCGAAGCGCGTCAGGTGCTGGCCGAGGTCGAGACCGGCGCCGCGGCCACCGACCGCGCGAAGGCCAGCCTGACCAACCGGCTGTTCCACCGCGCGCTCTACTCGGGGTGCGGGAACCCGCTCCTGGTCGAGGTCCTCGACGGCCTGCGCGACCAGGCGGCGCTGATCACCGTCACCGGCTGGGGCATCAGCCCGACCTGGCAGGGCGAAGCGGCCGAACACCGGGCCATCCTGAACGCCGCCGAGAGCGGCAACGCCCGGCAGACCGAACACCTGCTGCGCAAGCACATCACCGATTTCATCGACCGGGTCGCCTTCGGGCTCCCCGGCGACCGCACCACCGAAACCGGCGATCCGAAGGGGGCTCGATGA
- a CDS encoding ABC transporter permease produces MTAVATARPALRHRLAERGVDRTLLLLVPGLLVTACLFLYPFLYGLQLSFAPRKGGVFANYARFFGDPYLRDTIWTTLGIALPATFINVLASIPIAYVMRGRVRGKRLLTTILVVPITLGTVLTAQGLIMYGGPAGWLNKVLTVLGVTDQPLPLIHNYTGVLLSLVITGFPFSFLLTLSYLSGIDPSLEKAAATLGANGVQRFRRITLPLLAPGLAITFCLSFVMAFSVFPSAQLVGDPANETRVISIAAYHAAFEEYDYSMGSAVAMLMAVIMLIVIGLVMAWRGTLYRGATGGKG; encoded by the coding sequence GTGACCGCCGTGGCCACTGCCCGGCCGGCGTTGCGGCACCGGCTCGCCGAACGCGGTGTCGACCGCACCCTGCTGCTCCTCGTGCCTGGCCTGCTGGTCACTGCCTGCCTGTTCCTCTACCCCTTCCTCTACGGCCTCCAGTTGTCCTTCGCCCCACGCAAGGGCGGGGTCTTCGCGAATTACGCGCGGTTCTTCGGCGACCCGTACTTGCGCGACACGATCTGGACGACGCTCGGCATCGCGCTGCCCGCGACGTTCATCAACGTCCTCGCCAGCATCCCGATCGCGTACGTGATGCGCGGCCGCGTCCGCGGCAAGCGCCTCCTGACGACCATCCTGGTCGTGCCGATCACGCTCGGCACGGTGCTCACCGCGCAGGGCCTGATCATGTACGGTGGGCCGGCGGGCTGGCTGAACAAGGTGCTCACCGTCCTCGGTGTCACCGACCAGCCGCTGCCGCTGATCCACAACTACACCGGCGTGCTGTTGTCGCTCGTGATCACCGGCTTCCCGTTCTCCTTCCTGCTCACGTTGTCCTATCTGTCGGGCATCGACCCCTCCTTGGAGAAGGCGGCCGCGACGCTCGGCGCGAACGGCGTCCAGCGCTTCCGGCGGATCACGCTGCCGCTGCTGGCGCCCGGCCTGGCGATCACCTTCTGTCTCTCGTTCGTCATGGCGTTCTCGGTGTTCCCTTCGGCGCAGCTCGTCGGCGACCCCGCGAACGAGACCCGCGTCATCTCGATCGCGGCCTACCACGCCGCCTTCGAGGAGTACGACTACTCGATGGGTTCGGCCGTCGCGATGCTCATGGCGGTGATCATGTTGATCGTGATCGGCCTGGTCATGGCGTGGCGCGGCACGCTGTACCGCGGAGCGACCGGAGGCAAGGGATGA
- the lysA gene encoding diaminopimelate decarboxylase, producing MTLSELLPSLGCEAADHLEPGVWPRSTRIGEDGELLFAGARVSHLAARFGTPSYLIDEQQVRDTAREYREALPDAEVAYASKALCTRAVLRWVAEEGLSLDTCSAGEIAVARAVGFPAERMLLHGNAKTPEDLKAALEYGVRRIVVDSLDEIEQLGALAHGAQQVMIRVTPGVAAGAHAAISTGTEGQKFGFSLLDRVPDNVDAATRAVLAQPGLRLAGLHCHIGSQVRRVDRYEAAARRMAEVLVRIRDTHGVTLRELDLGGGHAVPYAGGEPAFDLGGYSRRLRVALAYECAVHGFPLPRLTIEPGRAIAGPAGITAYRVCAVKRGSRTFVAVDGGMSDNARPSLYGARYTTRLVGRRSTAKRTPMTVVGRHCESGDVLADGVGLPGDLHAGDLLAVPCTGAYHHSLASNYNQVGRPPLVGVKNGVATLLVRRETEEDLSRRDVG from the coding sequence GTGACGCTCAGCGAGCTTCTTCCCAGCCTCGGCTGTGAAGCCGCCGATCACCTCGAGCCAGGAGTCTGGCCGCGAAGCACCCGAATCGGCGAAGACGGCGAACTCCTCTTCGCCGGCGCGCGCGTCAGCCACCTCGCGGCGCGCTTCGGGACGCCGTCGTACCTCATCGACGAGCAGCAGGTCCGTGACACCGCCCGCGAGTACCGCGAAGCGCTGCCGGACGCCGAAGTCGCATACGCGAGCAAGGCGTTGTGTACGCGGGCTGTACTGCGTTGGGTCGCCGAAGAAGGGTTGTCGCTCGACACGTGCTCCGCGGGCGAGATCGCCGTCGCCCGCGCAGTCGGCTTCCCCGCGGAGCGCATGCTGCTGCACGGCAACGCGAAGACCCCCGAAGATCTGAAAGCCGCGCTCGAATACGGCGTCCGGCGGATCGTGGTCGACTCGCTCGACGAGATCGAGCAGCTCGGGGCCCTCGCCCACGGCGCCCAGCAGGTGATGATCCGGGTGACGCCGGGCGTCGCGGCCGGGGCGCACGCGGCCATCAGCACCGGAACCGAAGGTCAGAAGTTCGGCTTCTCGCTGCTCGACCGCGTCCCCGACAACGTCGACGCGGCGACGAGAGCCGTGCTCGCGCAACCCGGGTTGCGGCTCGCGGGACTGCACTGCCACATCGGCTCGCAGGTCCGCAGGGTCGACCGGTACGAGGCTGCCGCGCGGCGGATGGCCGAGGTGCTCGTCCGGATCCGCGACACGCACGGCGTCACGCTGCGGGAGCTCGACCTCGGCGGCGGGCACGCGGTGCCGTACGCCGGTGGCGAGCCCGCGTTCGACCTCGGCGGCTACTCGCGACGGCTGCGCGTCGCACTGGCCTACGAGTGCGCGGTGCACGGCTTTCCGTTGCCCCGCTTGACGATCGAGCCGGGCCGGGCGATCGCCGGGCCCGCCGGGATCACGGCGTACCGCGTCTGCGCCGTCAAGCGCGGGAGCCGCACGTTCGTCGCGGTCGACGGCGGCATGAGCGACAACGCCCGCCCGTCGCTGTACGGCGCGCGCTACACGACACGCCTGGTCGGACGGCGATCCACGGCGAAGCGGACGCCGATGACGGTCGTCGGACGGCACTGCGAATCCGGCGACGTCCTCGCCGACGGCGTCGGCCTGCCCGGTGACCTCCACGCCGGCGACCTCCTGGCCGTGCCGTGCACCGGCGCGTACCACCATTCGCTGGCGTCGAACTACAACCAGGTCGGCCGGCCCCCGCTGGTCGGCGTCAAGAACGGCGTCGCGACGCTGCTGGTGCGCCGCGAAACCGAGGAAGACCTCAGCCGCCGCGACGTGGGCTGA